Proteins encoded together in one Lathamus discolor isolate bLatDis1 chromosome 3, bLatDis1.hap1, whole genome shotgun sequence window:
- the HAT1 gene encoding histone acetyltransferase type B catalytic subunit isoform X1 has translation MAGLTAMEKKLAEYKCNTNEAIQLKLVRFPEELEDDNTTFNPEYSHQVFGDDEVAFGYKGLKILLYYIAGNLSTLFRIEYTSKVNEKFDCVEADDVESKIREIIPPGFCTNTDDFVSLLEKEVNFKPFGTLLHTYSVHNEEAGDNITYQIYKADMTCPGFREYHERLQTFLMWFIETASFIDVDDERWNYFLVFEKYNKDGATLFATVGYMTVYNYYVYPDKTRPRVSQMLILPPFQGEGHGAQLLETVHRYYMSSPTVLDITAEDPSETYVKLRDFVLVKLCKDLLCFSPGRLMQGFSQEMVVEAQQKLKINKQHTRRVYEILRLRATDMGDAEQSRSYRLDVKRRLIGPYKKKQRELAKMRRCLRPEELTNQLNQIDLNMQHEQLEESFQQLVSDYRRVLERLAQA, from the exons ATGGCGG ggctTACTGCTATGGAGAAGAAGCTGGCTGAGTACAAGTGTAACACAAATGAAGCAATTCAGCTGAAACTAG TACGCTTTCCTGAGGAGTTGGAGGATGACAACACAACGTTTAATCCAGAGTACAGCCATCAAGTGTTTGGAGACGA tGAAGTTGCTTTTGGTTACAAGGGACTGAAGATCCTCTTGTACTATATTGCTGGTAACCTGTCAACGCTCTTCCGCATCGAGTATACATCTAAAGTTAATGAAAAGTTTGACTGTGTGGAG GCAGATGATGTTGAAAGTAAAATTAGAGAAATCATACCTCCTGGCTTTTGCACAAACACAGATGACTTTGTGTCTCTTCTGGAGAAGGAGGTGAACTTCAAGCCCTTTGgaactctgctacacacataTTCTGTCCATAATGAGGAAGCTGGTGACAATATAACGTATCAGATATACAAG GCTGACATGACATGTCCAGGCTTTCGAGAATATCATGAAAGGCTTCAGACGTTCTTGATGTGGTTTATTGAAACTGCTAGCTTTATTGATGTAGATGATGAAAGATGGAACTACTTTCTAGT ATTTGAGAAGTATAATAAGGATGGAGCTACGCTCTTTGCGACCGTAGGCTACATGACAGTCTATAATTACTATGTGTACCCAGACAAAACCCGGCCACGTGTAAG TCAGATGCTGATCTTGCCACCATTCCAAGGAGAAGGCCATGGTGCTCAGCTGCTTGAAACAGTTCATAGATACTACATGTCTTCTCCTACAGTACTTGATATAACAG cTGAAGATCCATCTGAAACCTATGTGAAGCTAAGAGACTTTGTTCTTGTAAAGCTCTGTAaagatttgctttgcttttccccgGGAAGGTTAATGCAAGGTTTCAGTCAAGAAATGGTGGTGGAAGCAcaacaaaaactgaaaataaataag CAACACACAAGACGAGTTTATGAAATCCTCCGATTGCGTGCAACAGATATGGGTGATGCAGAACAATCCAGAAGCTATCGGTTGGACGTTAAAAGAAGACTGATTGGCCCCTATAAG aaaaagcagagagaacTCGCCAAGATGAGAAGGTGTCTAAGACCAGAGGAGCTGACGAATCAGTTGAACCAAATAGACCTAAACATGCAACATGAACAGTTAGAAGAGAGCTTCCAACAACTTGTTTCGGATTACCGAAGAGTCCTAGAACGACTTGCACAAGCATGA
- the HAT1 gene encoding histone acetyltransferase type B catalytic subunit isoform X2, which translates to MAGLTAMEKKLAEYKCNTNEAIQLKLVRFPEELEDDNTTFNPEYSHQVFGDDEVAFGYKGLKILLYYIAGNLSTLFRIEYTSKVNEKFDCVEADDVESKIREIIPPGFCTNTDDFVSLLEKEVNFKPFGTLLHTYSVHNEEAGDNITYQIYKADMTCPGFREYHERLQTFLMWFIETASFIDVDDERWNYFLVFEKYNKDGATLFATVGYMTVYNYYVYPDKTRPRVSQMLILPPFQGEGHGAQLLETVHRYYMSSPTVLDITAEDPSETYVKLRDFVLVKLCKDLLCFSPGRLMQGFSQEMVVEAQQKLKINKQHTRRVYEILRLRATDMGDAEQSRSYRLDVKRRLIGPYKMQRTFVHTSAEDSGFGS; encoded by the exons ATGGCGG ggctTACTGCTATGGAGAAGAAGCTGGCTGAGTACAAGTGTAACACAAATGAAGCAATTCAGCTGAAACTAG TACGCTTTCCTGAGGAGTTGGAGGATGACAACACAACGTTTAATCCAGAGTACAGCCATCAAGTGTTTGGAGACGA tGAAGTTGCTTTTGGTTACAAGGGACTGAAGATCCTCTTGTACTATATTGCTGGTAACCTGTCAACGCTCTTCCGCATCGAGTATACATCTAAAGTTAATGAAAAGTTTGACTGTGTGGAG GCAGATGATGTTGAAAGTAAAATTAGAGAAATCATACCTCCTGGCTTTTGCACAAACACAGATGACTTTGTGTCTCTTCTGGAGAAGGAGGTGAACTTCAAGCCCTTTGgaactctgctacacacataTTCTGTCCATAATGAGGAAGCTGGTGACAATATAACGTATCAGATATACAAG GCTGACATGACATGTCCAGGCTTTCGAGAATATCATGAAAGGCTTCAGACGTTCTTGATGTGGTTTATTGAAACTGCTAGCTTTATTGATGTAGATGATGAAAGATGGAACTACTTTCTAGT ATTTGAGAAGTATAATAAGGATGGAGCTACGCTCTTTGCGACCGTAGGCTACATGACAGTCTATAATTACTATGTGTACCCAGACAAAACCCGGCCACGTGTAAG TCAGATGCTGATCTTGCCACCATTCCAAGGAGAAGGCCATGGTGCTCAGCTGCTTGAAACAGTTCATAGATACTACATGTCTTCTCCTACAGTACTTGATATAACAG cTGAAGATCCATCTGAAACCTATGTGAAGCTAAGAGACTTTGTTCTTGTAAAGCTCTGTAaagatttgctttgcttttccccgGGAAGGTTAATGCAAGGTTTCAGTCAAGAAATGGTGGTGGAAGCAcaacaaaaactgaaaataaataag CAACACACAAGACGAGTTTATGAAATCCTCCGATTGCGTGCAACAGATATGGGTGATGCAGAACAATCCAGAAGCTATCGGTTGGACGTTAAAAGAAGACTGATTGGCCCCTATAAG ATGCAGAGAACATTCGTACATACTAGTGCTGAAGATTCTGGGTTTGGCTCCTGA